A region from the Onychomys torridus chromosome 22, mOncTor1.1, whole genome shotgun sequence genome encodes:
- the Gnb2 gene encoding guanine nucleotide-binding protein G(I)/G(S)/G(T) subunit beta-2: protein MSELEQLRQEAEQLRNQIRDARKACGDSTLTQITAGLDPVGRIQMRTRRTLRGHLAKIYAMHWGTDSRLLVSASQDGKLIIWDSYTTNKVHAIPLRSSWVMTCAYAPSGNFVACGGLDNICSIYSLKTREGNVRVSRELPGHTGYLSCCRFLDDNQIITSSGDTTCALWDIETGQQTVGFAGHSGDVMSLSLAPDGRTFVSGACDASIKLWDVRDSMCRQTFIGHESDINAVAFFPNGYAFTTGSDDATCRLFDLRADQELLMYSHDNIICGITSVAFSRSGRLLLAGYDDFNCNIWDAMKGDRAGVLAGHDNRVSCLGVTDDGMAVATGSWDSFLKIWN, encoded by the exons ATGAGTGAGCTGGAGCAACTGAGACAGGAGGCCGAGCAGCTCCGGAACCAGATCCGG GACGCCAGAAAAGCATGCGGGGATTCCACACTGACCCAG ATCACAGCTGGGCTGGACCCAGTGGGGAGAATTCAGATGAGAACACGGAGGACCCTCCGTGGACACCTGGCAAAAATCTATGCCATGCACTGGGGGACAGACTCAAG GCTGCTGGTCAGCGCCTCCCAGGATGGAAAGCTCATCATATGGGACAGCTACACCACCAACAAG GTCCATGCTATCCCTCTACGCTCCTCCTGGGTCATGACCTGTGCCTACGCCCCCTCAGGGAACTTTGTAGCCTGTGGGGGTTTGGACAACATCTGCTCCATCTATAGCCTCAAGACCCGAGAGGGCAATGTCAGGGTCAGCAGAGAGCTGCCTGGCCACACTG GGTACCTTTCATGCTGCCGCTTCCTGGATGACAACCAAATCATCACCAGCTCTGGGGATACCACCTG tgccctgTGGGACATTGAGACAGGCCAGCAGACTGTGGGTTTTGCTGGACACAGTGGGGATGTGATGTCCCTGTCACTGGCCCCCGATGGCCGCACCTTTGTGTCAGGCGCCTGTGACGCCTCCATCAAGCTGTGGGATGTTCGGGATTCCATGTGCCGACAGACATTCATAGGTCATGAATCTGACATCAATGCTGTGGCT TTCTTCCCCAATGGCTATGCCTTCACCACGGGATCAGATGACGCCACATGTCGCCTGTTTGACCTGCGGGCTGATCAGGAGCTGCTCATGTATTCCCATGACAACATCATCTGCGGCATCACCTCGGTTGCCTTCTCGCGCAGCGGCCGGCTGCTGCTGGCGGGGTATGATGACTTCAACTGCAACATCTGGGATGCCATGAAGGGTGACCGTGCAG GCGTCCTCGCTGGCCACGATAACCGCGTGAGCTGCCTTGGGGTCACAGATGATGGGATGGCCGTGGCCACAGGCTCCTGGGACTCCTTCCTCAAGATCTGGAACtaa
- the Actl6b gene encoding actin-like protein 6B isoform X1 — MSGGVYGGDEVGALVFDIGSFSVRAGYAGEDCPKADFPTTVGLLAAEEGGGLELEGEKEKKGKIFHIDTNALHVPRDGAEVMSPLKNGMIEDWECFRAILDHTYSKHVKSEPNLHPVLMSEAPWNTRAKREKLTELMFEQYNIPAFFLCKTAVLTAFANGRSTGLVLDSGATHTTAIPVHDGYVLQQGIVKSPLAGDFISMQCRELFQEMAIDIIPPYMIAAKEPVREGAPPNWKKKEKLPQVSKSWHNYMCNEVIQDFQASVLQVSDSPYDEQVAAQMPTVHYEMPNGYNTDYGAERLRIPEGLFDPSNVKGLSGNTMLGVGHVVTTSIGMCDIDIRPGLYGSVIVTGGNTLLQGFTDRLNRELSQKTPPSMRLKLIASNSTMERKFSPWIGGSILASLGTFQQMWISKQEYEEGGKQCVERKCP, encoded by the exons ATGAGCGGGGGCGTCTACGGCGGAG ATGAGGTGGGAGCGCTCGTCTTTGACATTGGTTCCTTCTCAGTCCGAGCTGGCTACGCTGGGGAGGACTGCCCCAAG GCTGACTTCCCCACCACTGTGGGGCTGCTGGCCGCAGAAGAGGGGGGCGGGCTGGAgctggagggggagaaagagaagaaagggaagatttTCCACATCGACACCAACGCCCTGCACGTGCCTCGGGATGGAGCGGAGGTCATGTCGCCCCTCAAGAATGGCATGA TTGAGGATTGGGAGTGTTTCAGAGCCATCCTGGATCATACCTACAGCAAACATGTCAAGTCCGAGCCAAACCTGCACCCAGTACTCATGTCGGAGGCTCCG TGGAACACCCGGGCCAAGCGGGAGAAGCTGACAGAGCTGATGTTTGAGCAGTACAACATTCCTGCCTTCTTCTTATGCAAGACAGCCGTGCTCACAGC CTTTGCAAATGGACGCTCCACAGGCCTGGTGCTGGACAGCGGGGCCACCCACACCACAGCCATCCCAGTCCATGATGGCTATGTCCTACAGCAAG GCATTGTCAAGTCCCCCCTGGCAGGGGACTTCATCTCCATGCAGTGCCGGGAGCTCTTCCAGGAAATGGCTATTGACATCATCCCCCCTTACATGATTGCAGCCAAG GAGCCTGTACGGGAGGGAGCCCCTCcaaactggaaaaagaaagagaagctaCCCCAAGTCTCCAAGTCCTGGCATAACTACATGTGCAAT gAGGTGATCCAAGACTTCCAGGCCTCCGTGCTGCAGGTGTCTGACTCCCCTTATGACGAACA GGTGGCTGCACAAATGCCCACCGTGCATTATGAAATGCCCAACGGTTACAACACAGACTATGGCGCTGAGAGACTTCGAATCCCTGAGGGCCTTTTTGATCCCTCCAATGTCAAG GGCCTGTCCGGGAACACTATGCTCGGAGTGGGTCATGTGGTTACCACCAGCATCGGCATGTGTGACATTGACATCCGCCCG GGTCTGTACGGTAGCGTCATTGTCACGGGTGGGAACACGCTGCTTCAGGGCTTCACAGATAGGCTTAATCGAGAGCTTTCCCAGAAGACCCCACCG AGCATGCGGCTGAAACTCATTGCCAGCAACAGCACCATGGAACGCAAGTTCAGCCCCTGGATTGGGGGCTCCATCCTGGCCTCACTG
- the Actl6b gene encoding actin-like protein 6B isoform X2, producing MSGGVYGGDEVGALVFDIGSFSVRAGYAGEDCPKADFPTTVGLLAAEEGGGLELEGEKEKKGKIFHIDTNALHVPRDGAEVMSPLKNGMIEDWECFRAILDHTYSKHVKSEPNLHPVLMSEAPWNTRAKREKLTELMFEQYNIPAFFLCKTAVLTAFANGRSTGLVLDSGATHTTAIPVHDGYVLQQGIVKSPLAGDFISMQCRELFQEMAIDIIPPYMIAAKEPVREGAPPNWKKKEKLPQVSKSWHNYMCNEVIQDFQASVLQVSDSPYDEQVAAQMPTVHYEMPNGYNTDYGAERLRIPEGLFDPSNVKGLSGNTMLGVGHVVTTSIGMCDIDIRPGLYGSVIVTGGNTLLQGFTDRLNRELSQKTPPGTFQQMWISKQEYEEGGKQCVERKCP from the exons ATGAGCGGGGGCGTCTACGGCGGAG ATGAGGTGGGAGCGCTCGTCTTTGACATTGGTTCCTTCTCAGTCCGAGCTGGCTACGCTGGGGAGGACTGCCCCAAG GCTGACTTCCCCACCACTGTGGGGCTGCTGGCCGCAGAAGAGGGGGGCGGGCTGGAgctggagggggagaaagagaagaaagggaagatttTCCACATCGACACCAACGCCCTGCACGTGCCTCGGGATGGAGCGGAGGTCATGTCGCCCCTCAAGAATGGCATGA TTGAGGATTGGGAGTGTTTCAGAGCCATCCTGGATCATACCTACAGCAAACATGTCAAGTCCGAGCCAAACCTGCACCCAGTACTCATGTCGGAGGCTCCG TGGAACACCCGGGCCAAGCGGGAGAAGCTGACAGAGCTGATGTTTGAGCAGTACAACATTCCTGCCTTCTTCTTATGCAAGACAGCCGTGCTCACAGC CTTTGCAAATGGACGCTCCACAGGCCTGGTGCTGGACAGCGGGGCCACCCACACCACAGCCATCCCAGTCCATGATGGCTATGTCCTACAGCAAG GCATTGTCAAGTCCCCCCTGGCAGGGGACTTCATCTCCATGCAGTGCCGGGAGCTCTTCCAGGAAATGGCTATTGACATCATCCCCCCTTACATGATTGCAGCCAAG GAGCCTGTACGGGAGGGAGCCCCTCcaaactggaaaaagaaagagaagctaCCCCAAGTCTCCAAGTCCTGGCATAACTACATGTGCAAT gAGGTGATCCAAGACTTCCAGGCCTCCGTGCTGCAGGTGTCTGACTCCCCTTATGACGAACA GGTGGCTGCACAAATGCCCACCGTGCATTATGAAATGCCCAACGGTTACAACACAGACTATGGCGCTGAGAGACTTCGAATCCCTGAGGGCCTTTTTGATCCCTCCAATGTCAAG GGCCTGTCCGGGAACACTATGCTCGGAGTGGGTCATGTGGTTACCACCAGCATCGGCATGTGTGACATTGACATCCGCCCG GGTCTGTACGGTAGCGTCATTGTCACGGGTGGGAACACGCTGCTTCAGGGCTTCACAGATAGGCTTAATCGAGAGCTTTCCCAGAAGACCCCACCG